Below is a genomic region from Lineus longissimus chromosome 16, tnLinLong1.2, whole genome shotgun sequence.
GGCAGCGTACTGGATCGAACACGTTATGGAACACGGCTCGGATCATCTTCAGGCTTACACGAATCAGTTGGCCTGGTATCAGATTCTCCTGCTGGATGTTATGGGTTTCATACTCGTGGTCGTGTTGTTAGTTTGTTTCATCATTTACAAGTGTGTGTGGTTTATATGCAGAAGATGCTCTGGTACCTCACGGAAGGAAAAGGTAAACTAAAAGTTCATCACGATTGAATGCTTTGGGGGCGTCTGGCAAAAAGTTACGaatccctcccccccccccccccaccaagcGGTTAGCTGGCCGATGTGCAGTCAGGACTGTCCATCTCCGATCGACCTTCTTGTATTTGTTTTGGGCAAATATAGCTTCATTCCTACTAGGTATTATTCATAAACGGCAGTTATCCATGAACTCAAAAGGCACATGTAAGATAAGAATAGCAAGCTGTTTAACTAACTTATCAATGAAAACTATAGGATTTCTttataagaaatttaaaaattcGAGTATTCGAGTATTCGAGTAAGGTTTGGCTTCTTAACAAAAACCCATTGCTTCAGAGTTGTCTCAAAACTTCGATATGATGTATTTTTGATACTGCGTGTACTAATAAAGCGCTTTATTGCAAATAAAAACTTGTAAAAGtttatattgaaattgaaactgaCATTGAAACTGAAAAAGGCTCATTGATTTAGGTGAATTGTCAACAAGGCTGAATGTCAATAATCCACGCTTTCACACTTTTCACCTAAAGGATGGCTGTTCAGAGCACATATCATTAGGATCGGCTGCGAAAAGTGTGCGACAGTAGTTTTCACCGTATACTCCGCGCAGTAATATAGAAGTGCGATGAGGCCGTCCTGCTTATATGCTTGAGTAGCATGTCTGCCTTGGAGAATGGCTTTAGCGTAGTCGTCAAGAAGTTGATGCTTCTGCTTGCGGGATTTCTCCGCATTTCATAGGCGCTTGTCGCGCTGCGCAGTTAGCAGTTAACCTAGCATCCACTCTCAAAATGGACCTTAATCCGGAATTCACGACTGTGTTACAATATTTCTTAACAGGGGTCTTTATTTTTCGTCTCATAGAATGGATGATTCGTCTCCCAACCTTCGGGGAGGTGCACAGGAAGTACGTTCTTGTCACAGGTTGTGATGGAGGTTTCGGGCGCCATCTTGCCCATCGGTTGGACAGTATTGGGTTTCGCGTTTTTGCCGGCGTGGCGACGGAGGAAGGAGAGGAACTAGTCCAGCAGGGGGCGTCTGTTCGGATTAGACCGGTGCACCTCGATGTGAGGGACCCTGAAAGTGTCAAGGCAGCTTTAAGATATGTCAGGGCGCATTTGGCTGCAGATGGTAAGAGCTTTTTGATGTCTTTCTTCATCACCCAGTGCTCTACAGAAAAATCCGTGCCACGGTGTGCTGGCCCGGATTCGCATAGAGACACCCGCTTAATTATTGGCCAATCAAACCCTGCTTCGGCCCCTATTTCTGAGCCGGACAAAATGATACATGTCTTCGGATTGGCCAAACCCTGATCCGAGATTTCATATTCCAGTTTTAGGAAAGTCACAAAGGAAATATATTCTTAAATGGAGACCATAGGGAGCAGCTCGGTGAACCTGATTAcattacacgaagtcgccaaatAATAGGGTCTctgctatctcacagtacattgtTCATTGACACCAATTCACACATCTACGAGGAATATCGTTTCAGTAGGTCAAACCAGACCAAGCATTCTTTTTCGATTATATTTCAGGTCTGTGGGGCGTTGTTAACTGCGCAGAAGCAGTAGGCCCCGGTGGATATTCAGAATGGCTGGACCGGAAAGACTATCAGGAATGCTGGGATACCAATGTCCTTGGCCTGACTGACGTCATCACTACATTTCTCCCCATGGTTAAGAAGGTCAAAGGTCGTATAATCAACACATCCAGTGTTGCGGGAAGACTAGGGTTCACCAGTGGTGCCCCCTACAGCATGGCAATGCATGCAGTTGAGGCATTTTCGGATAGCCTAAGGTAGTTATTAGGTTTTTTAtgttttgtttacttttaaaACTAAGCCGGTGGCGGCGTGTCGGTTCCTATATATTACATACATACAGTCGCCCCACAACCAACTTAATAGCATCGACAATTTTGCAAGCAGCTGATGTGTTCACCATGGAGAATTAATGCCCCAGATTGCCTTCCAGCTTGCCGAGCAGCCCTGCAGTGTCATGGAAAAGGAAAAGTATTCAGTAGAgttggaaaaactgtgttgttggagtcTTTCAACGAAATGTTGTATGCCGATGGTTTCTGGATAAAGTTATCGTATATAGTAGGAGAGGTTTATAATCGAGAAAATGAGCGATAAAACTATAAAAATACAGGTGTACCACACCCTTCATTCCGGTTTATTAATTTTACTGTGTTTTCATGTGTTTCTTGCTCTTGTTGTGCCCTTACCCTTCTTCCCGTGGTATTCTCGTGTCCTCTCTCGATCCAACGTTCAAGTATCGTTAGTTAGCGTCCGCTATCTCCCTGCCATACACCACGCTGAGTATCGAAGAGATCGGCCTTTCAGATCGAATAAAAAAACAGCAGACTAAACTGGTCAGGCGTTGTAAGTACCTGCAAATATTTGTGTCGGTGATAAATATTGACAGAAAATAGACGAATCTGACGTCAGTGAGTTAAATTTGTTTGATAGGTATTTTCATTGGGATGTTTTTTCATTATCGTTGGTGGTCCACTATCAAACTGATATCCACTAGCAGGAGAACACTATACCTGTATTTACGATTTACACGTACGTCCTCAGGCATCACTAAACCATTTGCTACCTTTATTCATCAGGTTTGTTGGCAATCCAGGTGCCTGCTTTAAGGGACTATTTTGGCCTTGGACTAAGATTATCAGGAGATAACACCTCTGCTCGCCACACTGCACCACCACAAGTCGCATCCCACTGAAgttcaagtttttaaaaaaaattcaatcatGAGACCTTTTTATTTTGCATGCGCAACTGAACATGTTTTTAATCTCTGGTGTACCAATGTTTTGTTTCCATTTCAAAGTTTGGTGAACTGGTGATTTTATTGGTccttttcatttatttttcaattgTTTCGATCAAGTATCATATATAGTTGATCAATGATAACTGTCGCTAAAATGGAAAAGAGAGCTTTTATGGTTGGCCTACATAAGTCTACAATAACAATCAAAATAGTATTCATGATTGTCATTGGACGGTCACTTTCGAACATCTATCATCAGGgaattaaaggcctatgccgctGGTTAAAAATtgaagtttgtaattgaatttgaaaatttacaattgCGTACATACGTGGCATTTGTCACCTGCCCCCTTCTTgctgcgcccccccccccctttcgtATCCAGGCCTCACCATATCACACAGGTGTGACTCAATCCCGGTTGGATACTACACTATCATGTGACTACTGAGTGATATTGTTAGTTCGGCTTTATACACTAATAAATATACGTCCCATGCCCACACTACTAATACCAAAGTCATTCAATAATAATTTTATTAAAAGACTCTGCCAAAACTGACCATTTCCATTGTGAAGTATgtcgccgataggcttgtactATTTTTAATTCGTTCCAGGAAACAGTTGAAACCATTTGGCGTcaaagtcatcatcatcgagCCTGGCCTCCACAAGATGAACCTGCTTGGGAAAGAAAGGCGGAATCTTTGGCAGACCTTCCGGTCCGCTCCGGAAGAAATCCAGAAGGAGTACGGTGAAGAGTTCGTAAGAAAATGTGCGTTAAAGGATAAATGGAATAATTAGAGGCACTTTTACCCCGATGTCGGCTGTCCAGTCACCTGACCATAGTCTACTAAAAACAAACCTAAGAAACAAGACGTTTTTTTCAACTATTAAAGAGAGTAAAAATCACTATCTAGTATTCTGCTTTCAGTGCTGCGTTCTGACGTTGACGAGACGCTGGATATGCTAATCAGCTCCGACATCGAGGCTGTGATGGACGGCTTTGAGCATGCGCTGACATCCCTCTTTCCGAAGAAGAGGTACAGCGTAGGGAGACAGGCAAAGTACGCCTTCATC
It encodes:
- the LOC135500085 gene encoding dehydrogenase/reductase SDR family member 9-like isoform X3 translates to MQKMLWYLTEGKEWMIRLPTFGEVHRKYVLVTGCDGGFGRHLAHRLDSIGFRVFAGVATEEGEELVQQGASVRIRPVHLDVRDPESVKAALRYVRAHLAADGLWGVVNCAEAVGPGGYSEWLDRKDYQECWDTNVLGLTDVITTFLPMVKKVKGRIINTSSVAGRLGFTSGAPYSMAMHAVEAFSDSLRKQLKPFGVKVIIIEPGLHKMNLLGKERRNLWQTFRSAPEEIQKEYGEEFVRKLLRSDVDETLDMLISSDIEAVMDGFEHALTSLFPKKRYSVGRQAKYAFIPISYLPSSVQDFLLSLRRPQPDIVKRRLEEAKKVAETPETTNIGESEGNDAPDNVSDSMTTGDEKVSEPISKENADMTASPVRVNSTKSPTDSNVPLGAIATRNETMTTGATIATGEETMAAKVDCTKTRDVDIDGVEEKAVSGSS
- the LOC135500085 gene encoding dehydrogenase/reductase SDR family member 9-like isoform X4, whose protein sequence is MIRLPTFGEVHRKYVLVTGCDGGFGRHLAHRLDSIGFRVFAGVATEEGEELVQQGASVRIRPVHLDVRDPESVKAALRYVRAHLAADGLWGVVNCAEAVGPGGYSEWLDRKDYQECWDTNVLGLTDVITTFLPMVKKVKGRIINTSSVAGRLGFTSGAPYSMAMHAVEAFSDSLRKQLKPFGVKVIIIEPGLHKMNLLGKERRNLWQTFRSAPEEIQKEYGEEFVRKLLRSDVDETLDMLISSDIEAVMDGFEHALTSLFPKKRYSVGRQAKYAFIPISYLPSSVQDFLLSLRRPQPDIVKRRLEEAKKVAETPETTNIGESEGNDAPDNVSDSMTTGDEKVSEPISKENADMTASPVRVNSTKSPTDSNVPLGAIATRNETMTTGATIATGEETMAAKVDCTKTRDVDIDGVEEKAVSGSS